A genomic segment from Armatimonadota bacterium encodes:
- a CDS encoding Gfo/Idh/MocA family oxidoreductase — MSKSLKVGVIGVAGIARTHFPGWRESPHTELYALADNNADNLRKIGAEQDIDRLYDSGEALIADPEIDIVDVCTPNMYHAPLTVAALNAGKHVICEKPLAPTPADIRQMIEARDRSGKMLMTAQHFRYTGTAKALKTEIDGGALGQVYHARSWMLRRSGAPTGPGFVMKQHAGGGPCIDIGVHILDLTLWMMGHPKPVAVSGITQDRLRRQPGAFSNWGGPIPEYWDVEEFAAAFVRFDNGATLMLEVSWLLHHKTLSEDMQMWLYGEKGGAHWPNNEILRTHNETRQHSNATLVNAEGGEPHAKECMAFAEAVANGLPSPVPAEQSLDVITILDGLYRSADEGKEIRLD; from the coding sequence ATGTCAAAATCGCTCAAAGTCGGCGTCATTGGCGTCGCCGGCATCGCCCGCACACATTTCCCTGGATGGCGCGAAAGCCCCCATACCGAACTCTATGCCCTGGCAGACAACAACGCCGACAATCTGCGCAAAATCGGCGCAGAACAGGACATCGATCGGCTTTACGACTCGGGCGAAGCGCTGATCGCCGACCCAGAGATCGATATTGTGGACGTTTGCACTCCTAACATGTATCACGCGCCGCTCACGGTCGCTGCGCTCAACGCCGGCAAGCACGTTATCTGCGAAAAGCCGCTGGCCCCGACGCCCGCCGACATTCGGCAGATGATCGAGGCGCGCGATCGTAGCGGCAAGATGCTGATGACCGCCCAGCACTTTCGATACACGGGTACGGCCAAGGCGCTCAAAACTGAGATCGACGGTGGCGCCCTTGGCCAGGTCTACCATGCGCGGTCGTGGATGCTGCGCCGATCGGGCGCGCCCACCGGCCCAGGGTTCGTGATGAAGCAACACGCAGGCGGCGGCCCTTGCATCGATATCGGCGTGCACATTTTAGACTTGACCTTATGGATGATGGGACATCCCAAGCCTGTCGCCGTATCGGGCATAACCCAAGACCGTTTGCGCCGACAGCCGGGCGCGTTTAGCAATTGGGGCGGCCCGATCCCCGAATATTGGGACGTGGAAGAGTTTGCCGCAGCCTTTGTGCGGTTCGATAACGGCGCGACGCTGATGCTGGAGGTGAGCTGGCTTCTGCACCACAAAACCTTGAGCGAGGATATGCAGATGTGGCTGTATGGCGAGAAAGGCGGCGCGCACTGGCCGAACAACGAGATACTGCGCACGCACAACGAGACGCGCCAGCATAGCAACGCGACCTTGGTCAATGCGGAAGGCGGCGAGCCTCATGCTAAGGAGTGCATGGCCTTTGCCGAAGCGGTCGCCAACGGTCTTCCCTCGCCCGTACCGGCCGAGCAGTCGCTGGATGTGATCACGATCCTGGACGGTCTCTATCGCAGCGCTGACGAGGGCAAGGAGATCAGACTGGATTAG
- a CDS encoding GAF domain-containing protein → MDSEESNEAAILAAMQVLHRRLNCHWAGVYLLRNGELHLGPFVGPPTEHTRIAIGQGVCGTAVAEDANQIVRDVRERSNYLACNLETRSEIVVLVRDEAGSVIGQIDLDGTEVGQFDERHEALLEEIAPLLALRWP, encoded by the coding sequence ATGGATTCTGAGGAGTCCAATGAGGCTGCGATTTTGGCCGCCATGCAGGTGTTGCATCGGCGATTGAACTGCCATTGGGCGGGAGTTTATCTGTTGCGCAATGGGGAGTTGCATTTGGGGCCTTTTGTCGGCCCGCCTACGGAGCATACTCGGATCGCGATTGGACAGGGAGTCTGCGGCACGGCGGTGGCGGAGGACGCGAACCAGATTGTTCGAGACGTGCGGGAGCGGTCGAACTACTTGGCGTGCAATTTGGAGACGCGCTCGGAGATTGTGGTTTTGGTGCGCGATGAGGCTGGATCGGTGATCGGGCAGATCGATTTGGACGGCACGGAGGTCGGACAATTTGACGAGCGGCACGAGGCTCTATTGGAGGAGATCGCGCCGTTGCTCGCCTTGCGCTGGCCGTGA
- a CDS encoding alpha/beta fold hydrolase: MLYAGLAALGAAIAALIGNWIILRAALKPPRTPLFLTPLDLDLPYIDVRFGKEIELAGWWIPADNAVGTVVLCHGYFMNRSEPLVVAKRLWPLGFNCLTFDFRACGKSGGDLCSLGYHESNDVTAAVDEAERRTPGLPIIAFGASMGAVASIFAASRDRRIAAIVADSPYARLSDAVDDWWKGSVGPLAMWLLKPAKLVGILMTKVSPYSVRPDMAVQAIDRPILLLHGERDRLIPAHHSRRIYAVANEPKEALFFEQSDHVQARFDHPERYYQALTSFVQSVVKREAGCEV, encoded by the coding sequence ATGCTCTATGCAGGTCTGGCGGCCTTAGGCGCCGCGATTGCGGCGCTCATCGGCAACTGGATCATCCTCCGTGCAGCGCTCAAGCCGCCCCGAACGCCGCTGTTCCTAACTCCGCTCGATCTGGACCTGCCTTATATCGATGTGCGATTCGGCAAGGAGATCGAACTGGCCGGATGGTGGATTCCGGCGGACAATGCGGTCGGCACGGTCGTTTTGTGCCACGGCTACTTCATGAATCGCAGCGAACCGCTGGTCGTCGCCAAACGATTGTGGCCCTTGGGCTTCAATTGCTTGACGTTCGATTTTCGCGCCTGTGGCAAGAGCGGAGGCGATCTCTGCAGCCTTGGCTATCACGAATCAAACGATGTGACAGCCGCGGTAGACGAGGCAGAGAGACGGACGCCCGGGCTGCCGATCATCGCGTTCGGCGCATCGATGGGCGCGGTCGCTTCGATCTTTGCCGCCAGCCGCGATCGCCGAATCGCGGCCATCGTTGCCGATTCGCCCTACGCTCGGCTCAGCGACGCCGTGGACGACTGGTGGAAGGGAAGCGTCGGACCCTTGGCGATGTGGCTGCTGAAGCCGGCGAAGTTAGTCGGCATCTTGATGACCAAGGTCTCGCCCTATAGCGTGCGGCCCGATATGGCCGTCCAGGCGATAGACCGACCGATTCTGCTGCTGCACGGCGAGCGCGATCGCTTGATCCCGGCGCATCACTCGCGCCGCATTTACGCCGTGGCCAACGAACCGAAAGAGGCGCTCTTCTTCGAACAGAGCGACCACGTGCAAGCGCGATTCGACCATCCGGAGCGGTACTATCAAGCGCTGACGTCGTTTGTGCAAAGCGTTGTCAAAAGGGAGGCGGGCTGTGAAGTTTGA
- a CDS encoding AAA family ATPase has protein sequence MKFDQQIEYLVRSRHALIYVQTAEERRAETELRVVAERLKRPLHVWTNTQGLLPPLTDEKPSKLAPDLEALTQIWQHKGNGLFMLKDFHASLNDSRVIRLLRDLNPRAAKNGQTLLIVSPVLKLPVELEKEITVVEMPLPDRTAIEARIRDLLVVMQGKDGIDTQIEPQRFEEIVLAAQGLTMEEIENVCLKSFVQFKALNVEAILEEKQQIVRKSGVLEYYASQEELKNVGGMDSLKEWLRKRRASLTDKAREFGLPAPKGMLLLGVQGCGKSLVAKSIATLWGLPMLRFDVGRVFGSLVGSSEQNMRMAIRTAEAVAPCVLWIDEMEKAFAGVQSSGMSDSGTTARVFATFLTWLQEKKASVFVVATANDVSLLPPELLRKGRFDEIFFIDLPTQAEREAIFTIHIAKRKRDPKKFNLKKLGQATEGFSGAEIEQIIVAGLFSAFDAGRDLTTDDLQTEAANMVPLSVMMREEIDELRSWAKMRARPASGHEASPKKRSAQA, from the coding sequence GTGAAGTTTGATCAACAGATTGAGTATTTGGTTCGATCTCGTCATGCGCTGATCTACGTCCAGACGGCAGAGGAGCGCCGCGCCGAAACGGAACTAAGGGTAGTGGCAGAAAGGCTCAAGCGGCCGTTGCACGTCTGGACGAACACGCAGGGCTTGCTGCCGCCCCTAACCGACGAAAAACCCAGCAAACTCGCGCCCGACCTGGAAGCGCTCACCCAAATCTGGCAGCACAAGGGCAACGGCCTCTTCATGCTCAAGGACTTTCACGCCAGCCTCAACGATAGTCGCGTCATTCGCCTGTTGCGCGATCTGAACCCCAGAGCCGCCAAGAACGGGCAAACCCTTCTCATCGTCAGCCCCGTGCTCAAACTGCCCGTCGAATTGGAAAAGGAGATCACGGTCGTCGAGATGCCCTTGCCCGACCGAACCGCCATCGAAGCGCGAATCCGCGATCTTTTAGTCGTCATGCAAGGCAAGGACGGCATCGACACCCAGATCGAACCGCAGCGTTTCGAGGAGATCGTGCTGGCGGCGCAAGGGCTAACCATGGAGGAGATCGAAAACGTCTGCCTCAAGTCGTTCGTGCAGTTCAAAGCGCTCAACGTCGAGGCGATCCTAGAAGAAAAGCAGCAGATCGTCCGCAAGTCCGGCGTGTTGGAGTATTACGCCTCGCAAGAGGAATTGAAAAACGTCGGCGGCATGGACTCGTTGAAAGAGTGGCTCCGAAAGCGCCGAGCATCGCTCACTGACAAGGCGCGCGAGTTCGGACTGCCGGCGCCAAAGGGCATGCTGCTGTTGGGCGTGCAGGGCTGCGGCAAAAGCCTCGTCGCCAAATCGATCGCCACGCTATGGGGCTTGCCGATGCTGCGATTCGACGTGGGCCGGGTGTTCGGCAGCCTGGTCGGATCGTCCGAGCAGAACATGCGCATGGCCATCCGCACCGCCGAGGCGGTCGCCCCCTGCGTGCTCTGGATCGACGAGATGGAGAAGGCCTTTGCGGGCGTGCAAAGCTCCGGCATGAGCGACTCGGGCACCACCGCGCGCGTCTTCGCAACCTTCCTCACCTGGCTGCAAGAGAAAAAAGCCAGCGTCTTCGTGGTCGCCACGGCCAACGACGTGTCGCTCCTGCCGCCCGAACTGTTGCGCAAGGGCCGCTTCGACGAGATCTTCTTCATCGATCTGCCGACCCAGGCCGAGCGCGAGGCTATCTTCACCATCCACATCGCCAAGCGCAAGCGCGACCCCAAAAAGTTCAACCTCAAAAAGCTCGGCCAAGCCACCGAGGGCTTCTCCGGCGCCGAGATCGAGCAGATCATTGTGGCCGGGCTGTTCAGCGCGTTCGACGCCGGTCGAGATTTGACCACCGACGACCTGCAGACCGAAGCCGCCAACATGGTGCCCCTATCGGTGATGATGCGCGAGGAGATCGACGAGCTGAGATCGTGGGCCAAGATGCGCGCCCGCCCCGCCAGCGGCCACGAGGCGAGCCCCAAAAAGCGCTCGGCTCAGGCTTGA
- a CDS encoding serine hydrolase: protein MSQLKTNGKIKENAEAYLKAATEHRGFTGSALISIDGSIAVLSAHGMANHAQKAPNKPDTVFRIGSITKQFTAAAIMKLELDGKLKTTDKLNKFLKDPVKAWEPITIHHLLSHTSGLYSLTADPIYGRVKNADHGPVKTLQWAKDKPLVFEPGAKQEYSNSGYIALGMIIERVTGKSYFDYLGATFFKPNGLSRTGHEKSFQRWMAVGYESIQPKVVVADPINMIVPHAAGAISSTVGDLNRWVQALWSGKALPKSAIDKMWTNAGGPMGYGWVIDKPHGHRRVWHNGGIDGFVSCLLTFPDEKTVVAAISNSEEGDADRTAYDLSQIAFGRPFEMPKAVLDLKLAEDDLKPFVGKYKIMGDTIIEISLKNGSLYAQVTGQPPFRLQAQDNRTFEVSKVGARLIFSDPADGKSETLTIVQGGVSTPCQRQE from the coding sequence ATGAGCCAATTGAAGACGAACGGGAAGATCAAGGAGAACGCGGAAGCCTACCTAAAGGCGGCGACGGAGCATAGAGGCTTTACAGGCTCCGCGCTGATCTCGATCGACGGCTCAATCGCAGTCCTTTCTGCACACGGCATGGCCAACCACGCGCAGAAAGCCCCCAACAAGCCGGATACCGTCTTTCGAATCGGCTCAATCACTAAGCAGTTCACCGCTGCCGCTATCATGAAGCTCGAATTAGACGGCAAGCTCAAGACTACGGACAAACTGAACAAGTTTCTGAAAGACCCGGTAAAGGCGTGGGAGCCGATTACCATTCATCACCTCCTAAGCCATACATCCGGGCTGTATAGCCTGACGGCCGACCCGATCTATGGGCGAGTCAAGAACGCAGACCATGGACCGGTCAAGACGCTTCAATGGGCCAAGGACAAGCCGTTGGTCTTTGAGCCGGGCGCGAAACAGGAGTACAGCAACTCTGGCTACATCGCGCTCGGGATGATCATCGAGCGCGTTACGGGCAAGAGCTACTTCGACTATCTGGGCGCGACATTCTTTAAGCCGAACGGCCTATCGCGCACCGGGCACGAAAAGTCGTTCCAGCGCTGGATGGCGGTCGGCTACGAATCGATACAGCCTAAAGTCGTGGTTGCAGACCCCATCAACATGATCGTGCCCCATGCCGCCGGGGCGATCAGCTCTACCGTGGGCGACCTGAACAGATGGGTCCAGGCGCTCTGGAGCGGAAAAGCCCTGCCCAAGAGCGCCATCGACAAGATGTGGACGAATGCGGGCGGACCGATGGGCTACGGCTGGGTGATCGATAAGCCGCACGGCCATCGGCGCGTCTGGCACAATGGCGGCATCGACGGATTTGTCTCCTGTCTGCTCACATTCCCCGACGAAAAGACCGTTGTCGCAGCGATTTCTAATAGTGAAGAGGGGGACGCCGATCGAACCGCCTACGATCTCAGTCAGATCGCCTTTGGCAGGCCGTTCGAGATGCCGAAAGCGGTACTCGACCTGAAACTCGCCGAGGACGATCTAAAGCCGTTTGTCGGCAAGTACAAAATCATGGGCGACACAATCATCGAGATCAGCCTCAAAAACGGTTCGCTCTACGCCCAGGTAACCGGGCAACCGCCGTTCCGATTGCAAGCTCAGGACAACCGGACGTTCGAAGTATCGAAAGTCGGCGCCAGGCTTATATTCTCCGATCCGGCGGACGGCAAGAGCGAAACGCTAACCATCGTCCAAGGCGGCGTATCGACGCCCTGCCAGCGTCAGGAATAA
- a CDS encoding ROK family protein produces the protein MAPAYVGIDLGGTNVRAGIVDDQGQIVGRVAERSSQGQQGYKRTVEAIVATIREALGAEVRPTAIGLAAPGHVDAQSGIVRWAPNLGEMRGGRLEVWRDVPLAAEIEAQMGVPVFLGNDANLAALGEYYYGSGKGTAAGLVLITVGTGIGGGVVLSGKQLHGMGWQGASLLVGANGGGGELGHAIVLAGGPRCPCGAMGCIEGIIQKVAISARGRQKVVRRGRKGRTLEFAGGDLERVTPRTLHEGALAGDPAAIETWDETGYWLGVAIATYINIFNPEIVAVGGQISKAGDLLLEPARRAATDFAIPTLMETCRIVQAERLDDAGVVGAAALARQMKP, from the coding sequence ATGGCGCCTGCATATGTCGGCATCGATCTAGGCGGCACCAACGTCCGCGCCGGCATAGTAGACGATCAGGGTCAAATCGTCGGCCGCGTTGCCGAGCGCAGTTCTCAAGGCCAGCAGGGCTACAAGAGAACGGTCGAAGCCATTGTGGCGACCATTCGTGAAGCGCTGGGCGCTGAAGTTCGGCCAACCGCGATCGGCCTGGCAGCCCCTGGCCATGTCGACGCACAATCTGGCATTGTGCGCTGGGCGCCCAATCTAGGCGAAATGCGGGGCGGCCGGTTGGAAGTTTGGAGAGACGTGCCGCTCGCTGCCGAGATCGAAGCGCAGATGGGCGTGCCCGTCTTCCTGGGCAACGATGCGAATCTGGCGGCATTGGGAGAGTATTACTACGGCAGCGGCAAAGGCACAGCGGCCGGACTGGTACTGATCACTGTCGGAACCGGGATTGGGGGCGGCGTCGTTTTGAGCGGCAAGCAGTTGCACGGCATGGGGTGGCAAGGCGCTTCGCTTTTGGTGGGGGCAAACGGCGGCGGAGGCGAATTGGGCCATGCCATCGTACTGGCAGGCGGCCCCAGATGCCCGTGCGGCGCAATGGGCTGTATCGAAGGCATCATCCAAAAGGTCGCCATCAGCGCAAGAGGCCGACAGAAAGTCGTTCGCCGTGGTCGCAAAGGCAGAACGCTGGAGTTTGCGGGCGGCGACTTGGAACGGGTTACGCCTCGCACCTTGCACGAGGGCGCGTTGGCGGGCGATCCGGCGGCTATAGAGACCTGGGACGAGACCGGCTACTGGCTGGGCGTGGCTATCGCGACTTACATCAACATTTTCAATCCCGAAATTGTGGCTGTGGGCGGTCAGATTAGCAAGGCGGGCGACCTGTTGCTAGAGCCTGCGAGGCGCGCGGCCACCGACTTTGCCATCCCGACGCTTATGGAAACCTGCCGCATCGTACAAGCAGAGCGGCTGGACGATGCCGGAGTTGTCGGCGCCGCTGCCCTGGCGCGACAGATGAAGCCATGA
- a CDS encoding GyrI-like domain-containing protein: MSLKIDVIDAPSTPALFVRATCEHKDIGPTFMDGLRKCFAVAEAAGATMARGPFIRYTHWRESDCDMDGGMFTDRLVAGEGDVISEPIGGHKALFALHVGPYEALHDTHGALHAHVDENGLELDSYCYEIYIDDPETTPPESLRTEVYYPLK; encoded by the coding sequence ATGAGCCTAAAGATTGACGTTATCGATGCGCCTTCGACGCCGGCCCTCTTTGTCCGAGCCACCTGCGAGCACAAAGACATCGGCCCAACCTTTATGGATGGATTGCGAAAGTGCTTTGCCGTTGCCGAAGCCGCGGGCGCAACAATGGCACGGGGGCCTTTCATACGGTACACGCATTGGCGCGAATCGGACTGCGACATGGACGGCGGGATGTTTACGGACCGGCTCGTTGCGGGCGAGGGCGATGTGATTTCCGAACCGATCGGCGGTCACAAGGCGCTCTTTGCTTTACACGTTGGGCCCTACGAAGCATTGCACGACACGCACGGCGCGCTGCACGCTCATGTCGACGAGAACGGCCTGGAGCTCGACTCTTACTGCTACGAGATCTACATAGACGATCCTGAAACGACGCCGCCCGAATCGTTGAGGACCGAGGTCTACTATCCCCTAAAATGA
- a CDS encoding 4a-hydroxytetrahydrobiopterin dehydratase, whose product MSELRQTKCEPCRSDSPPASPNQITRWLGELSGWIVEDVDGQPQLCKLYRFKDFGSAMAFASKAGQAADENDHHPKITIEWGKAEVRWWTHAIRGLHQNDFVMAAICDDLYEG is encoded by the coding sequence ATGTCAGAACTTCGCCAAACAAAGTGCGAGCCGTGCCGATCCGATTCGCCGCCCGCCAGTCCCAATCAGATAACTCGATGGCTGGGCGAATTGTCCGGCTGGATAGTTGAAGATGTCGACGGCCAACCGCAGCTTTGTAAGCTCTACCGGTTCAAGGACTTTGGCTCGGCCATGGCGTTCGCATCAAAAGCAGGGCAGGCGGCGGACGAAAACGACCACCATCCCAAAATCACGATCGAGTGGGGGAAGGCCGAGGTGCGATGGTGGACCCATGCGATCCGCGGCCTTCATCAGAACGACTTTGTGATGGCGGCGATCTGCGACGATCTTTACGAAGGTTGA
- a CDS encoding aquaporin yields the protein MIKPSALLAEFIGTFFLIFLGCASVALNPLDAGPIMPAFAHGLAIVFAAYTLGHISGAHINPAVTLAIAIAGKIAPATAIAYWFVQILGGVAGAFALAYILPGMAGQFGAFSFDETKHTVSGAMLMEATLTFALASVVLQAAVRGKAGNVAGLAIGFTLAACILAGGAVTGASLNPARTLGPAFVANEMGQVWVYLIGTLIGGGVAGVLHKVAFWTDDQPS from the coding sequence ATGATCAAGCCGTCCGCGTTGCTGGCCGAGTTTATCGGCACGTTCTTTCTCATCTTCTTGGGTTGCGCGTCGGTCGCGCTCAATCCGCTCGATGCTGGCCCCATCATGCCCGCGTTCGCCCATGGCCTGGCTATCGTCTTTGCCGCCTATACCCTAGGCCACATATCGGGAGCGCACATCAACCCGGCCGTAACGCTGGCCATCGCCATCGCCGGAAAGATCGCGCCCGCTACCGCCATCGCCTACTGGTTTGTACAGATTTTGGGCGGCGTGGCAGGCGCGTTCGCTTTGGCCTACATTTTGCCCGGGATGGCTGGACAGTTCGGCGCATTTTCGTTCGACGAGACCAAGCACACGGTCAGCGGAGCGATGCTAATGGAAGCCACGCTCACTTTTGCACTGGCCAGCGTTGTGCTACAGGCGGCAGTCAGGGGCAAGGCGGGCAACGTTGCGGGCTTGGCTATCGGCTTCACGTTGGCGGCCTGTATTTTGGCCGGAGGCGCTGTAACGGGCGCGTCGCTGAACCCTGCCAGAACGCTCGGCCCTGCCTTTGTCGCTAACGAGATGGGACAGGTCTGGGTCTATCTGATCGGCACATTGATCGGCGGCGGCGTGGCGGGCGTTCTCCACAAAGTCGCCTTTTGGACGGACGATCAACCTTCGTAA